The proteins below are encoded in one region of Coffea arabica cultivar ET-39 chromosome 4c, Coffea Arabica ET-39 HiFi, whole genome shotgun sequence:
- the LOC113739578 gene encoding V-type proton ATPase catalytic subunit A — protein sequence MPSLYGGPLTTFEDAEKESEYGYVRKVSGPVVVADGMAGAAMYELVRVGHDNLIGEIIRLEGDSATIQVYEETAGLMVNDPVLRTHKPLSVELGPGILGNIFDGIQRPLKAIALKSGDVYIPRGVSVPALDKDTLWDFEPKKIGEGDLLTNGDLYATVFENTLMQHHVALPPDAMGKITYIAPAGQYSLKDTVLELEFQGVKKQYTMLQTWPVRTPRPVAEKLAADTPLLTGQRVLDALFPSVLGGTCAIPGAFGCGKTVISQALSKYSNSDTVVYVGCGERGNEMAEVLMDFPQLTMTLPDGREESVMKRTTLVANTSNMPVAAREASIYTGITIAEYFRDMGYNVSMMADSTSRWAEALREISGRLAEMPADSGYPAYLAARLASFYERAGKVKCLGGPERTGSVTIVGAVSPPGGDFSDPVTSATLSIVQVFWGLDKKLAQRKHFPSVNWLISYSKYSGALESFYEKFDSDFIDIRTKAREVLQREDDLNEIVQLVGKDALAETDKITLETAKLLREDYLAQNAFTPYDKFCPFYKSVWMMRNIIHFYSLANQAVERAAGMDGQKITYTLIKHRLGDLFYRLVSQKFEDPAEGEEALIAKFKKLRDDLTAGFRNLEDEMR from the exons ATGCCGTCGTTGTACGGAGGACCTCTCACAACCTTCGAAGATGCCGAGAAGGAGAGCGAGTACGGTTACGTCCGCAAG GTATCAGGACCAGTGGTCGTAGCAGATGGAATGGCTGGGGCTGCTATGTATGAACTGGTTCGTGTTGGACATGACAATCTTATTGGGGAAATTATCCGTTTGGAAGGAGATTCTGCCACAATACAAG TGTACGAGGAAACAGCTGGGTTGATGGTGAATGATCCTGTCTTACGGACGCACAAG CCCCTATCTGTCGAACTTGGACCTGGAATATTAGGCAACATCTTTGATGGTATTCAG AGGCCTTTGAAGGCCATTGCGCTAAAGTCTGGTGATGTATATATTCCTCGTGGTGTGTCTGTGCCAGCACTTGACAAAGACACACTTTGGGATTTTGAACCTAAGAAAATAG GTGAGGGGGATCTTTTAACAAATGGAGACTTGTATGCT ACTGTCTTCGAAAACACTTTGATGCAACATCATGTTGCTCTTCCTCCTGATGCTATGGGAAAGATAACCTATATTGCACCAGCTGGTCAATACTCGTTGAAG GATACTGTTCTTGAGCTTGAGTTTCAAGGAGTCAAAAAGCAATATACCATGCTCCAG ACTTGGCCTGTGCGAACACCTAGACCTGTTGCTGAAAAGCTTGCTGCTGATACTCCTCTTCTTACAGGGCAG AGAGTTCTTGATGCCCTGTTCCCCTCAGTGCTGGGTGGTACTTGTGCCATTCCTGGTGCATTTGGCTGTGGAAAAACAGTCATTAGTCAGGCCCTTTCCAAG TACTCTAACTCCGACACTGTTGTTTATGTTGGTTGTGGGGAAAGAGGAAATGAAATGGCAGAG GTGCTTATGGATTTCCCTCAATTGACAATGACGCTGCCGGATGGTCGTGAGGAATCTGTCATGAAACGTACTACACTTGTGGCGAACACATCAAATATGCCAGTGGCAGCTCGTGAGGCATCAATTTATACAG GGATCACTATAGCTGAGTATTTCAGAGATATGGGGTACAATGTCAGTATGATGGCAGATTCAACATCCCGTTGGGCTGAAGCATTGCGTGAGATTTCTGGGCGTCTG GCAGAAATGCCTGCGGATAGTGGATATCCTGCTTATCTAGCAGCTCGTTTGGCATCCTTCTATGAGCGTGCTGGAAAAGTTAAATGCCTTGGTGGCCCAGAAAGAACTGGGAGTGTGACGATTGTTGGTGCTGTTTCTCCTCCAGGAGGAGACTTCTCAGATCCTGTCACATCTGCTACCCTCAGCATTGTCCAG GTTTTCTGGGGTCTCGACAAGAAATTGGCCCAAAGAAAGCATTTCCCTTCTGTCAATTGGCTTATATCGTACTCGAAGTACTCAGGG GCACTGGAGTCCTTCTACGAGAAGTTCGATTCGGATTTTATTGACATCAGGACTAAAGCTCGTGAGGTGCTGCAAAGGGAGGATGACTTGAATGAAATTGTGCAG CTTGTTGGAAAGGATGCTTTGGCTGAAACAGATAAAATTACGTTGGAGACAGCAAAGCTTTTGAGGGAGGACTACCTTGCACAGAATGCATTTACTCC ATATGATAAGTTCTGTCCTTTCTACAAGTCTGTATGGATGATGCGCAACATAATTCATTTCTATAGTCTGGCTAATCAG GCGGTGGAACGAGCAGCAGGCATGGATGGCCAGAAGATTACTTACACCCTTATTAAGCATCGGCTGGGTGATCTATTCTACCGTTTAGT GTCTCAGAAATTTGAGGATCCAGCTGAAGGAGAGGAAGCTCTGATTGCAAAGTTTAAGAAACTCCGTGATGATTTAACTGCTGGTTTCCGGAACCTTGAGGACGAAATGCGATGA
- the LOC140005048 gene encoding uncharacterized protein isoform X1 gives MQLVSNDSRAEDILETEPILSQSATAKRSEESSSSIEITVSGEFSLTVDDSPSGDADENCSLVHADQPLCRICLDTGGEDLIAPCHCKGTQKHVHRSCLDNWRSTKEGFAFSHCTECRAVFILRANVPPDRWWLRLKFQFLVARDHAFIFVIVQLFLGVYLRYLIMDFQHAYIETLQIVAFLGVLVYKFYGEELREMFGYEEHPYGFYTMAVLAVVLVGLLYGFFIAIICGQRINERHYHVLAKQELTKEYIVEDRESSKDVPDLDPSHITELRMLGLY, from the exons ATGCAATTAGTGTCAAATGACAGTCGGGCAGAGGATATTTTGGAAACAGAGCCGATTTTATCTCAGTCCGCTACTGCCAAGAGATCTGAGGAGTCTTCATCTTCAATTGAAATCACTGTCAGCGGAGAATTTTCTCTAACAGTCGATGATTCACCAAGTGGTGATGCAGATGAAAACTGTTCTTTAGTACATGCAGACCAACCACTTTGCCGTATATGTCTTGATACTGGAG GAGAAGATCTGATTGCGCCATGTCATTGTAAAGGCACACAGAAGCATGTCCACAGATCATGTCTTGATAACTGGAGATCAACAAAG GAGGGCTTTGCCTTTTCACACTGTACAGAATGCAGGGCAGTGTTCATATTGCGTGCAAATGTTCCACCTGACCGCTGGTGGTTGAGGTTGAAATTCCAGTTCCTTGTTGCTAGGGACCATGCCTTCATTTTTGTTATTGTTCAGCTG TTTTTGGGAGTCTATTTGAGGTACTTAATTATGGACTTTCAGCATGCATATATTGAAACTCTGCAGATTGTAGCATTTTTGGGTGTGTTGGTCTACAAATTTTATGGAGAGGAACTGAGGGAAATGTTTGGTTATGAAGAACATCCTTACGGTTTTTATACCATGGCAG TTTTGGCAGTTGTGTTGGTGGGTTTGCTTTATGGTTTCTTCATAGCTATAATTTGTGGACAGAGGATCAATGAACGCCACTACCATGTACTTGCCAAACAAGAATTGACAAAG GAGTACATAGTTGAAGACCGAGAATCCAGTAAAGATGTCCCAGATCTTGATCCCAGCCACATTACCGAGCTAAGAATGTTGGGCCTCTATTAA
- the LOC113740046 gene encoding mediator of RNA polymerase II transcription subunit 8-like, translating into MAGMEGIAAVGGTGIGSGSGIGGGGGGVSVSEASQQQQQQGTSRVAVVERLNPAVQQQLNLDSVRTRAISLFKAISRILDDFDAIARTNAVPKWQDILGQFSMVNLELFNIVEDIKKVSKAFVVHPKNVNAENAAILPVMLSSKLLPEMEMEDNSKREQLLLGMQNLPLSLQIDKLKNRIDMIGAACESAEKVIADTRKAYFGTRQGPTLLPTIDKVQAAKIQEQENLLRHAVNHGEGLRIPVEQRQITSSLPVHLVDILGDGAQTFTDSSGMYMKSTPPLASSNTSSQGAMLQAAGAPHMGRAAASPSAASSTSFDHTTTSPLPYANSPRSGASMMNTPSPQQQSHQQQQQQQQQQRQKMMQLPQHQQQLLAQQQFRQSSLPGLGQNQQGQLHDLQGQSQQKFQALHSQHQMQFSQPLGAQQFQGRQLTSGAIQHGLGQSQLNQGSQLNRHLNQFSNPANTALFSAAQNTPTSQMIPNMSAMMPSQPLPPRMQFGVSGGSRTLTSQNLSDQMFGMGTTNPGSMMPIQQQQQQHGSQGAFGNMQQNMQNLQPGMVPLQNTPQNHPNFQQQRPQNQQ; encoded by the exons ATGGCTGGCATGGAAGGAATTGCAGCGGTGGGAGGAACTGGAATTGGAAGTGGAAGTGGAAtagggggaggaggaggaggtgtCTCAGTCTCAGAGGCTtcccagcagcagcagcagcaaggGACTTCAAGAGTGGCGGTGGTGGAGAGGCTGAACCCAGCAGTTCAACAGCAGCTAAACCTCGACTCCGTCAGGACTCGCGCCATCAGCCTCTTCAAAGCCATCTCTCGCATCCTCGACGATTTCGACGCCATTGCTCGCACCAATGCTGTTCCCAAATG GCAAGATATATTGGGGCAATTTTCTATGGTTAATTTGGAACTCTTCAATATTGTCGAGGATATTAAGAAGGTTTCCAAGGCTTTTGTCGTCCATCCCAAGAATGTCAATGCTGAAAATGCTGCAA TTCTACCTGTTATGCTGTCATCAAAATTACTGCCAGAGATGGAAATGGAAGACAATTCCAAGAGAGAGCAGCTGTTACTTGGCATGCAAAACCTTCCCCTCTCCTTGCAAATTGACAAATTAAAG AATAGAATTGATATGATTGGCGCTGCGTGTGAAAGCGCTGAGAAGGTCATAGCTGATACCCGCAAAGCCTACTTTGGTACTAGGCAGGGTCCTACACTTCTTCCAACCATAGACAAGGTTCAAGCTGCCAAAATTCAAGAGCAAGAAAATTTACTTCGGCATGCTGTCAATCATGGTGAAG GGTTGCGGATACCCGTAGAGCAAAGACAGATTACATCTTCGCTCCCAGTGCATTTGGTAGATATACTTGGTGATGGTGCCCAGACTTTTACAGATTCATCTG GAATGTACATGAAAAGTACACCTCCCCTAGCATCAAGCAACACTAGCAGTCAGGGAGCCATGTTACAG GCTGCTGGAGCACCACATATGGGAAGGGCAGCAGCTTCTCCTAGTGCTGCTAGTAGTACCTCTTTTGACCATACAACAACGTCTCCACTGCCGTATGCCAATTCCCCGAGGTCTGGTGCAAGCATGATGAATACTCCATCTCCTCAGCAACAGTCACACcagcaacagcagcagcagcagcagcagcaaaggcagaaaatgatgcaattgcCACAGCATCAGCAGCAACTTCTCGCTCAACAGCAGTTTAGGCAGTCGTCATTGCCTGGACTAGGGCAG AATCAACAAGGGCAGCTGCATGATCTTCAGGGCCAGTCTCAACAAAAATTCCAGGCG TTACACAGCCAACATCAGATGCAATTCTCTCAGCCACTGGGGGCCCAGCAATTTCAGGGAAGGCAGCTGACATCTGGGGCCATTCAGCATGGTCTGGGTCAAAGCCAACTCAATCAAGGAAGCCAACTGAATCGTCATTTAAACCAGTTTTCTAACCCTGCAAATACTGCATTATTTAGTGCCGCTCAGAATACACCAACTTCCCAGATG ATTCCAAACATGTCAGCGATGATGCCATCTCAACCACTTCCGCCCAGAATGCAG TTTGGAGTGTCTGGTGGCAGTCGGACTCTTACTTCACAAAACCTCAGTGACCAAA TGTTTGGCATGGGAACTACCAATCCTGGAAGTATGATGCCCATCCAGCAACAGCAGCAACAGCATGGTTCACAAGGTGCTTTTGGAAACATGCAACAGAACATGCAGAATCTACAACCTGGAATGGTGCCTCTCCAGAATACACCACAAAATCATCCCAATTTTCAACAACAAAGACCGCAAAACCAACAGTGA
- the LOC140005049 gene encoding uncharacterized protein, giving the protein MAMRNAYREMKGLKVKEVPAKLKPYFTVDYLKNAVQRGLDNYHAKYIQTDSVDPVYHVCIGGMIFSYLVALPEERRHLEHKQHAADHH; this is encoded by the coding sequence ATGGCGATGAGGAACGCTTACAGAGAGATGAAAGGGCTGAAGGTGAAGGAAGTCCCGGCGAAGCTGAAGCCCTATTTCACGGTGGACTACCTCAAGAACGCCGTCCAGAGGGGCCTCGACAACTACCACGCTAAGTACATCCAGACCGATTCTGTCGACCCCGTCTATCACGTCTGCATTGGCGGGATGATCTTCTCCTATCTCGTCGCTCTTCCCGAGGAGCGTCGCCACCTCGAGCACAAGCAGCATGCCGCCGATCACCACTGA
- the LOC140005048 gene encoding uncharacterized protein isoform X2, with the protein MQLVSNDSRAEDILETEPILSQSATAKRSEESSSSIEITVSGEFSLTVDDSPSGDADENCSLVHADQPLCRICLDTGGEDLIAPCHCKGTQKHVHRSCLDNWRSTKEGFAFSHCTECRAVFILRANVPPDRWWLRLKFQFLVARDHAFIFVIVQLIVAFLGVLVYKFYGEELREMFGYEEHPYGFYTMAVLAVVLVGLLYGFFIAIICGQRINERHYHVLAKQELTKEYIVEDRESSKDVPDLDPSHITELRMLGLY; encoded by the exons ATGCAATTAGTGTCAAATGACAGTCGGGCAGAGGATATTTTGGAAACAGAGCCGATTTTATCTCAGTCCGCTACTGCCAAGAGATCTGAGGAGTCTTCATCTTCAATTGAAATCACTGTCAGCGGAGAATTTTCTCTAACAGTCGATGATTCACCAAGTGGTGATGCAGATGAAAACTGTTCTTTAGTACATGCAGACCAACCACTTTGCCGTATATGTCTTGATACTGGAG GAGAAGATCTGATTGCGCCATGTCATTGTAAAGGCACACAGAAGCATGTCCACAGATCATGTCTTGATAACTGGAGATCAACAAAG GAGGGCTTTGCCTTTTCACACTGTACAGAATGCAGGGCAGTGTTCATATTGCGTGCAAATGTTCCACCTGACCGCTGGTGGTTGAGGTTGAAATTCCAGTTCCTTGTTGCTAGGGACCATGCCTTCATTTTTGTTATTGTTCAGCTG ATTGTAGCATTTTTGGGTGTGTTGGTCTACAAATTTTATGGAGAGGAACTGAGGGAAATGTTTGGTTATGAAGAACATCCTTACGGTTTTTATACCATGGCAG TTTTGGCAGTTGTGTTGGTGGGTTTGCTTTATGGTTTCTTCATAGCTATAATTTGTGGACAGAGGATCAATGAACGCCACTACCATGTACTTGCCAAACAAGAATTGACAAAG GAGTACATAGTTGAAGACCGAGAATCCAGTAAAGATGTCCCAGATCTTGATCCCAGCCACATTACCGAGCTAAGAATGTTGGGCCTCTATTAA
- the LOC113739580 gene encoding 7-dehydrocholesterol reductase-like gives MGESMAHSPLVTYVSVLSLLTLCPPFVILLWYTMVHADGSVLQTANYLRDHGIQGLLQIWPKPTTTAWKIIAFYAAFEAALQLFLPGKRVEGPTSPSGNRPVYKANGLQAYAVTLVTYLGLWWFGIFNPVIVYDHLGEIFSALIFGSLIFCLFLYIKGHVAPSSTDSGSSGNIIIDFYWGMELYPRIGKNFDIKVFTNCRFGMMSWAVLSLTYCIKQYETYGRVADSMLVNTTLMLVYVTKFFWWEAGYWNTMDIAHDRAGFYICWGCLVWVPSVYTSPGMYLVNHPVNLGVQLALYILVAGILCIYINYDCDRQRQEFRRTNGKCLVWGKAPSKIVASYTTTSSETKTSLLLTSGWWGLSRHFHYVPEILAAFFWTVPALFSHFLPYFYVVFLTILLFDRAKRDDDRCRSKYGKYWKLYCEKVPYRIVPGLY, from the exons atgggGGAGAGTATGGCGCACTCACCCTTGGTCACCTATGTCTCCGTGCTCTCTTTACTTACTCTCTGCCCTCCCTTCGTTATTCTCCT ATGGTACACCATGGTACATGCGGACGGATCTGTATTGCAAACTGCCAATTACTTGAGAGACCATGGCATCCAGGGCCTCCTTCAGATTTGGCCCAAACCCACTACCACTGCTTGGAAGATCATTGCTTTTTATGCTGCATTTGAGGCTGCACTTCAGCTGTTTTTACCTGGCAAAAGGGTCGAGGGTCCAACTTCTCCTTCTGGTAATAGGCCTGTCTATAAG GCAAATGGCTTGCAAGCTTATGCTGTCACATTGGTTACATATCTTGGCCTTTGGTG GTTTGGGATATTCAACCCTGTAATTGTCTATGACCATCTAGGAGAAATATTTTCGGCCCTCATCTTCGGAAGTTTAAtcttttgcttgtttttgtACATCAAA GGTCATGTTGCTCCGTCTTCTACTGATTCTGGATCATCAGGGAACATCATAATCGACTTCTATTGG GGAATGGAGCTCTATCCTCGCATTGGCAAGAACTTTGATATAAAAGTCTTTACAAACTGCAGATTTGGAATGATGTCCTGGGCAGTTCTTTCTCTTACATACTGCATAAAGCAG TATGAAACCTACGGGAGGGTTGCTGATTCTATGCTTGTCAACACTACATTAATGTTGGTGTATGTTACCAAGTTTTTCTGGTGGGAAGCTGGATACTGGAATACAATGGATATTGCACACGATAGAG CTGGTTTTTATATTTGCTGGGGATGCTTGGTGTGGGTCCCGTCAGTATATACTTCCCCTGGCATGTACCTAGTCAATCATCCCGTCAATCTTGGTGTTCAG CTTGCTCTTTATATCCTTGTAGCTGGCATTCTTTGCATATATATCAACTATGACTGCGACAGGCAAAGACAAGAATTTCGTAGAACAAATGGCAAGTGCTTGGTTTGGGGGAAAGCCCCATCTAAG ATTGTTGCCTCGTACACTACAACTTCGAGCGAGACAAAAACCAGCCTTTTACTAACATCAGGATG GTGGGGCTTATCTCGTCATTTCCATTATGTACCAGAAATATTAGCAGCTTTTTTCTGGACTGTGCCTGCTCTGTTTAGTCAT TTTCTTCCTTACTTCTATGTAGTGTTTCTCACAATCCTTCTCTTTGACCGAGCCAAAAGGGATGACGATCGATGCAGATCAAA GTATGGGAAATACTGGAAGCTATATTGTGAGAAGGTACCGTACCGGATTGTACCCGGACTCTACTGA
- the LOC140005047 gene encoding uncharacterized protein, with product MSSAYENVVGGKLKLKGKALDVKAASGIRKKKNKKNKQLENDDKNHQLTEHFDDDQETAAAAKDNDLLSAGGSTEELADPSQDEEVGDASKSAGENVARWDDHLTPAERRYVEQRAKIDMHRLAKTADKSHRDRIQDFNQYLANMSEHYDIPKVGPG from the exons ATGTCTTCTGCGTATGAGAATGTGGTCGGAGGAAAGCTGAAACTGAAGGGAAAGGCCCTAGATGTGAAGGCTGCTTCTGGgataaggaagaagaagaataagaagAACAAGCAGCTGGAGAATGACGACAAGAATCATCAATTGACTGAACATTTCGACGACGACCAAGAGACCGCCGCTGCTGCCAAGGATAATGACCTGCTTTCAGCTG GTGGAAGTACTGAAGAATTAGCTGATCCCAGCCAAGACGAAGAAGTTGGTGATGCTAGCAAATCTGCAGGAGAAAATGTTGCTCGTTGGGATGATCATCTTACCCCGGCTGAGAGGCGTTATGTCGAGCAAAGGGCTAAAATTGACATGCATAGATTGGCTAAGACGGCCGATAAATCACACCGTGACCGAATTCAGGACTTCAATCAGTATCTAGCTAATATGAGCGAGCACTATGACATCCCTAAAGTTGGACCTGGTTGA